Part of the Candidatus Methylomirabilota bacterium genome is shown below.
CCGAGGAATCCGATGCGGATCGTCTCCGCGGCGGTCGAGGGACGAGGCGCGAGGGCGATCAAGGCCAGGGCCATGGACGCGGCGGCGACGACGCGGATGACTCTCATGCGCGCTCCTCCTTGAGTTCGAGCAGGCCGCTAGACTAGCACGTCGCGACTACGCTAGGCTTCCCGCCATGTCCGTCATGATCGTGGGCGGCGGTCTCGTGGGTCTGAGCGCGGCATTCCATATCCGCCGCGCGGATTCCGCGCGCCCCGTGACCGTGCTCGAACGGGCCCGTATCGGCTCGGCCGCCTCGGGCGCGAGCGCGGCGGGTGTGCGGGCCATGGGCCGTGATCCAGCCGAGCGCCGCCTCGCCCTCGAGAGTCTGAGGCGCTGGCCCGAGCTCAATCGGGAGCTGGAAGCGGAGACTCGATACCGGCGCGGGGGCGGGCTCCGCGTGGCCCTCGACGACGGCGCGTGGCGGGCGGCGCGAAGCTGGGCGGACGAGCAGCGCGCTGATGGCGTGCCCCTCGAGGTCGTCGACGCGGCGGCGACGAGGCGTCTCGTGCCCGGCATATCTCCCGAGTGTCTGGGCGGCGTCTTCTCCTCTATCGATGGCCAGGCTGGCGCCATGGCCACGGTGCAGGCCTTCGCGATGGCGGCCCGGCGCCTCGGCGCGCAGATCGAAGAGGGCGTCGGCGCGCGACGGCTGCTCGCCGAGGGCGGTCGCGTGGTGGCCATCGAGCGAAGCGACGGCGCGCGGCAATCCTGCGACGTCGCCATCGTGGCGGCCGGCGCCTGGAGCGCCTCCCTCCTGGCCGCTCTCGGGGTCCGAC
Proteins encoded:
- a CDS encoding FAD-binding oxidoreductase, which translates into the protein MSVMIVGGGLVGLSAAFHIRRADSARPVTVLERARIGSAASGASAAGVRAMGRDPAERRLALESLRRWPELNRELEAETRYRRGGGLRVALDDGAWRAARSWADEQRADGVPLEVVDAAATRRLVPGISPECLGGVFSSIDGQAGAMATVQAFAMAARRLGAQIEEGVGARRLLAEGGRVVAIERSDGARQSCDVAIVAAGAWSASLLAALGVRLPLETRPLQMLLTVPAARALTPVVGCFERKLSLKQLMDGAYLIGGGWPARIVDLASNRWEVLEDSVKGSLEVAASVYPVLSDCALAESWAGLEAFTPDELPVLGPVPGVDGLLVAAGFSGHGFALSPVVGDVLARLAQGRDALEPLWRGLRVDRPGLAGS